The Chryseobacterium shigense region GCGTAAAAGAGCTGAGGCACTAAACGAGGCCAAGATTCTTGCCGGGAAAACAGGAAATCCTTTAGACGGTGCTTATGTCAATTTTGGCTATGCCGGATATTTTATGGACTTAAATGATGATGAACTGTTTTTAAATTTCTTCAATAAAAGCTTCGATACTTTCAGTAAATCACCGGATGGGTATTTTATGCTCACTTTGCTGTATTTCCTGAAACAGATGTATAACGGCAGTTTTTCAGATTATAGTAAAACACGCGATTATGCACTGAAGACAAAGAATCCGGTTTTGATAAGCTGGGCACTGAGCCGGCTTGGAAATTCATATTTAGAAGAATTTCATCATACTGAAAATAAAAAGAATATTGATTCTGCAATACTTAATTATAACAAATCCTATCAATACGCAAAACTCATAAAAGAGCCTGCAGCAAGGGAAAAATCATTCATGGTGTATTATATCAATTATTCATATACCCTGAATATTGCAACTCCGGCCCAGTATGAAAAAGCAATGAAATTAAATAATCTCGGTGAAGCACTTATAGATCATAATCCAAAGCTGTGGAAGTACAGAACCGATGTCTATAATAATAAAGGTTTTACTTATGAAGGAATGAAGGATTATAAAAAAGCAGAAGAATATTACTTAAAAGCCTACAAATATTATGATCCCAACAATTATTATAAAGTAACCGATAAAATTGAAGTTTTTGAAAACCTGTCCAACATCTATCAAAAACTAAATGATTATAAAAAAGCACTGTTTTTTGAAAAAGAAATAAAGAATATCATCAAAGAAGACAGTAAGAGAAAATTGAGCGGTAATGTAGGTATTATGAAGTCTTTCTATAATGTGGAACAAAAAAACCAGCAGATAACAGAACTGAGAAAAAGACAGTTGCTTTACATTGTCATTATTCTTCTTATCATTGTTGCAGGTGTTTCTCTTTATTATACTTTCAATAACA contains the following coding sequences:
- a CDS encoding tetratricopeptide repeat protein; translated protein: MIKKNILIFVFTCISHLCFSQSDLDKNQQLIYTYLFSNELVKAKDLIYSDCLASKDDSRKVIGYVYLSYYYSKIKDKRKRAEALNEAKILAGKTGNPLDGAYVNFGYAGYFMDLNDDELFLNFFNKSFDTFSKSPDGYFMLTLLYFLKQMYNGSFSDYSKTRDYALKTKNPVLISWALSRLGNSYLEEFHHTENKKNIDSAILNYNKSYQYAKLIKEPAAREKSFMVYYINYSYTLNIATPAQYEKAMKLNNLGEALIDHNPKLWKYRTDVYNNKGFTYEGMKDYKKAEEYYLKAYKYYDPNNYYKVTDKIEVFENLSNIYQKLNDYKKALFFEKEIKNIIKEDSKRKLSGNVGIMKSFYNVEQKNQQITELRKRQLLYIVIILLIIVAGVSLYYTFNNKYELNIKNIALLEAEQKILMIQQERLKKHALAISLRLDYKNNFIKGLKSKMTDKTEISMDKIWKEDLLNENDFNEIQNIVEKVHPDFFKSLASKSTAKLSNLDMKYAAYIYMNMDNQQIANILKADPNTVRVAKYRLKQKMGLSKNDDLRSFIQNMDL